Proteins encoded in a region of the Synechococcus sp. BIOS-U3-1 genome:
- a CDS encoding FAD-dependent oxidoreductase — translation MTVSIDSVDVLVWGGGTGGVAAAIQAARGGASTLLLTPGSWLGGMVSTAGVCCPDGNELTPWQTGLWGAFLRELEAAEPEGLDQNWVSCFGYRPQTAESILQNWLRQESRLVWWPGCRLLSVERAGSLITGLCLEVDEEVRTVTCRVVIDGSDRGDLLPMANAPFRFGWEPKEQWDEPSAPSQQRLSADSFFKTQPVQSPTWVVMGQLQSDQLADHCHQEVQAVVSRLADPFHGACETFGLEKTITYGHLPSGLVMLNWPLRGNDWHRGLERAFFADPDQEAVLFSEMQEHSLCFADALIKATDGWLQLGQAFPSSAGSPAPWIAAMPYWREGRRMIGRTTVIEQDLLPLAEGECMSGPPVNDSGILQSIAVGNYANDHHYPGDDWPLAPKSCHWGGRWTGTPFCIPFGALLSDAIDNLLMADKAFSTSHMANGATRLQPLIMNVGQAAGAASALAVESNRQPSELSVRSLQNRLIGDAIAPSAVAPLWDTPWHHSQWLERQTATLNQEPLAVAPPETLDSGRTLKAMVSPDNEGGYIIHVEGDDPCQLITLEPAVNERLQTINKPTNINVQGTHNPWGGWFRTSSLR, via the coding sequence ATGACCGTCAGCATTGATTCTGTGGACGTCCTGGTCTGGGGAGGGGGGACTGGTGGAGTCGCAGCGGCAATTCAGGCGGCACGTGGTGGTGCCTCCACCCTGCTCCTCACCCCGGGTTCATGGCTTGGCGGAATGGTCAGTACTGCCGGTGTGTGCTGTCCTGATGGCAACGAACTGACTCCATGGCAGACAGGACTTTGGGGAGCGTTTCTGCGAGAACTGGAAGCAGCTGAGCCAGAAGGACTGGACCAGAACTGGGTGAGCTGTTTCGGCTACAGACCCCAAACAGCGGAGAGCATTCTTCAGAACTGGCTGCGTCAGGAATCCAGGTTGGTTTGGTGGCCAGGTTGTCGGTTGCTGAGTGTTGAGCGTGCGGGCTCTCTGATCACAGGTTTGTGCTTGGAGGTGGATGAGGAGGTGCGCACGGTGACATGCCGAGTTGTCATCGATGGCAGCGATCGAGGTGATCTTCTGCCCATGGCGAATGCACCGTTCCGTTTTGGCTGGGAGCCGAAGGAACAGTGGGATGAGCCCAGTGCGCCATCGCAGCAACGTCTGAGCGCAGATTCTTTTTTTAAAACTCAACCCGTGCAGTCACCCACCTGGGTGGTGATGGGCCAACTGCAGAGTGATCAGCTTGCCGATCACTGCCACCAAGAGGTTCAAGCTGTTGTCTCACGATTAGCTGACCCCTTTCATGGAGCTTGTGAGACATTCGGACTGGAAAAAACCATTACCTACGGACACTTGCCGTCAGGTCTGGTGATGCTCAATTGGCCATTACGCGGCAATGACTGGCATCGAGGATTAGAACGAGCATTCTTCGCTGATCCAGACCAGGAAGCTGTGCTGTTTAGCGAGATGCAGGAGCACAGTCTCTGCTTTGCCGATGCGTTAATCAAGGCCACTGACGGATGGCTGCAACTCGGCCAGGCCTTTCCCAGCAGCGCTGGAAGTCCTGCACCCTGGATTGCCGCCATGCCGTATTGGCGTGAGGGTCGCCGAATGATTGGTCGCACCACGGTGATTGAACAGGATCTGCTCCCCCTGGCTGAAGGGGAATGTATGTCTGGCCCACCAGTCAATGACAGTGGAATTCTGCAGTCGATTGCGGTGGGCAATTACGCCAATGACCATCACTACCCCGGTGATGATTGGCCGTTAGCTCCCAAAAGTTGCCATTGGGGCGGTCGCTGGACAGGAACACCCTTCTGCATCCCTTTCGGAGCTCTGCTGAGTGATGCCATCGATAATCTCCTGATGGCAGACAAGGCCTTCAGTACGAGTCACATGGCCAATGGCGCCACCCGATTGCAGCCTTTGATCATGAATGTGGGACAAGCCGCCGGAGCAGCGTCCGCTCTCGCCGTGGAATCAAACCGGCAACCCTCTGAATTATCGGTGCGCAGTTTGCAGAATCGGCTGATCGGAGATGCCATCGCTCCATCGGCAGTCGCACCTCTCTGGGATACTCCCTGGCATCACAGTCAGTGGTTGGAGCGGCAGACAGCAACCCTCAATCAGGAGCCCCTGGCGGTAGCTCCTCCGGAAACATTGGACTCAGGCAGGACACTGAAGGCGATGGTCAGTCCTGATAACGAGGGTGGCTACATAATCCACGTCGAAGGGGATGATCCCTGCCAGTTGATCACCTTGGAACCAGCAGTGAACGAGAGACTTCAGACCATCAACAAACCGACCAATATCAATGTGCAGGGCACACACAATCCTTGGGGAGGATGGTTTCGAACATCCTCATTGCGG
- the psb32 gene encoding photosystem II repair protein Psb32 encodes MKRLNHLVGGLLSAVFCLLIAVPAAVAVSAQDFPLSLPEEVVLDSGDVLSRASRNEISTRLQELNQFHVDARLVTLRRLDYGLSLSSFGDELLERWGEESNLTDRPLLIFLEETQSKQATVVAAKELLDQLPESLLRSTGRTTMSQPLRDGDRFRQATLDGVSRIEIVLNGGEDPGPPVQLELASNPTNIPTAEETEESNAFTWVVVLLVVGTIVPMATWWIFSS; translated from the coding sequence ATGAAGCGTCTGAACCACCTCGTTGGAGGGCTTCTGTCTGCTGTGTTCTGTCTTTTGATCGCTGTTCCAGCGGCGGTGGCAGTTTCCGCACAGGACTTTCCGCTCTCATTGCCTGAAGAAGTTGTGCTCGATTCAGGTGATGTGCTCAGCAGGGCCAGCAGGAACGAGATCAGTACCCGATTGCAGGAACTGAATCAGTTTCATGTCGATGCCCGTTTGGTGACATTGCGACGACTCGACTACGGACTCAGTCTTTCCTCTTTTGGAGACGAGCTGTTGGAACGCTGGGGAGAGGAGTCCAACCTGACTGATCGCCCCCTGCTGATCTTCCTCGAGGAAACACAGAGCAAGCAGGCGACAGTTGTCGCAGCCAAAGAACTGCTTGACCAGCTGCCTGAGTCCCTGTTACGCAGCACAGGACGCACAACCATGAGTCAACCGTTGCGTGATGGCGATCGCTTTCGACAAGCCACCCTCGATGGTGTGAGCCGAATCGAAATTGTGCTGAATGGAGGAGAAGATCCTGGTCCACCTGTTCAACTTGAACTTGCGTCCAACCCCACAAATATTCCTACAGCTGAAGAAACTGAAGAAAGCAACGCCTTTACATGGGTTGTCGTTCTTCTGGTCGTCGGCACCATAGTACCAATGGCGACCTGGTGGATTTTCTCCAGCTAA
- the pxcA gene encoding proton extrusion protein PcxA: MAGRNWLGTFGGTKSFNVNSELDRGYEAALLIQSLELEYYGDRPIRPDLELSVPSTVQATILRKFRAAINVCRSSLDKLEYQRAQFDTQEIRQLQLIESVVNRYSPRRTASAPTISRAPDPLPRSLLGIFDTLRRQLNPAAEATLVAGFRRRRDSTLISLKVLLLLILVPLLVQQVSRTYLISPAVDHFAPDLPFLSYPKPQLEEQAVEKLRVFKAEIEFDALLRGDSIPTQEELQQKLSVKAEELKEEADSESTHAIKNVLADLAATVAFVVVCLFSREELRVLRGFFDEAVYGLSDSAKAFAIILFTDIFVGFHSPEGWTVLLDGIANHFGFPARENFILLFIATFPVILATIFKYWIFRYLNRVSPSSVATLRGMNGGG, translated from the coding sequence ATGGCAGGACGTAACTGGCTTGGGACCTTCGGCGGAACCAAGTCATTCAATGTGAACTCAGAACTCGATCGTGGTTACGAAGCGGCGCTTCTGATTCAAAGTCTTGAGCTTGAATATTACGGTGACCGTCCAATACGTCCAGACCTGGAGCTCTCTGTTCCCTCAACTGTTCAAGCCACGATCCTTCGCAAGTTCAGGGCCGCTATCAATGTTTGTCGATCATCTCTCGACAAACTTGAATATCAACGTGCACAGTTTGATACACAGGAAATCAGACAGCTTCAACTAATTGAGAGTGTTGTCAATCGCTACAGCCCCAGGCGTACAGCATCAGCGCCAACCATCAGTCGAGCGCCTGATCCTCTGCCCCGCTCCTTGCTGGGTATCTTCGACACCTTGCGTCGTCAGCTCAACCCTGCCGCAGAAGCGACGCTGGTTGCAGGGTTCCGACGTCGTAGAGATTCAACACTGATCTCATTGAAGGTGCTGCTTTTGCTGATTCTTGTACCGTTGTTGGTCCAACAGGTTAGCCGCACTTATTTGATCAGTCCGGCGGTTGATCACTTTGCTCCAGATCTTCCTTTCCTCAGCTATCCAAAGCCTCAGCTCGAGGAGCAGGCCGTTGAGAAACTCCGGGTTTTTAAAGCTGAGATTGAATTTGATGCTCTTCTTCGTGGCGACTCAATTCCTACTCAGGAAGAGCTTCAACAAAAGCTATCTGTGAAAGCCGAAGAATTAAAGGAAGAGGCTGACTCAGAAAGTACCCATGCGATCAAAAATGTTTTAGCAGATCTTGCTGCAACGGTGGCTTTCGTTGTTGTTTGTCTGTTTAGTCGCGAAGAGCTAAGAGTGCTGCGAGGATTCTTTGATGAAGCGGTTTACGGACTTAGTGACTCAGCGAAGGCCTTCGCCATCATTCTCTTTACCGATATTTTTGTTGGATTTCACAGCCCTGAGGGATGGACGGTTCTACTTGACGGAATCGCCAATCATTTTGGCTTTCCAGCCAGAGAGAATTTCATTCTTCTTTTCATCGCTACATTCCCGGTGATCCTTGCGACAATTTTTAAGTATTGGATTTTCCGATATCTCAACCGTGTCAGTCCGTCCTCTGTGGCCACATTGCGTGGCATGAACGGTGGTGGCTAA
- a CDS encoding cofactor assembly of complex C subunit B, translating into MPGAARLSLISGLLVLGLAVFNALTAGTFTPALQRAEVLSGMAAVGLMLVAVLWTRAVPRNPKAVKLVGEQGLEIAAGLSESLRTELAWGSHQFLTATSAATILVNWDEKVLLRRGLITKDPFSPGDICRRSTDRQALVSLVRTALYPGRQEFDAVLPGLPAVMIQPLGQRGWIVLGGWSERCFTRSDERWLAGWAERLKTQLEQISVIEDSDRQIDPKEI; encoded by the coding sequence ATGCCAGGCGCCGCGCGACTCAGCCTGATCTCCGGACTTTTGGTGTTGGGGCTGGCTGTCTTCAATGCTTTGACAGCCGGGACATTCACACCGGCTCTGCAGCGAGCAGAAGTGCTGTCCGGTATGGCTGCTGTTGGCCTGATGCTCGTGGCAGTGCTTTGGACCCGGGCTGTTCCGCGCAATCCCAAAGCTGTCAAACTTGTGGGGGAGCAGGGTCTTGAAATCGCCGCTGGACTGTCCGAAAGCCTGCGCACGGAATTGGCATGGGGAAGCCACCAGTTTCTGACGGCCACCTCGGCGGCAACGATCCTGGTGAATTGGGACGAGAAGGTGCTGCTGAGACGTGGCCTGATCACGAAGGATCCGTTCTCCCCTGGTGACATCTGTCGACGCAGCACGGATCGACAGGCCCTGGTATCACTCGTCCGAACGGCGCTGTACCCAGGTCGTCAGGAATTTGATGCTGTTCTGCCAGGTCTACCTGCGGTGATGATTCAGCCCCTCGGACAGCGTGGATGGATTGTCCTCGGAGGCTGGTCAGAGCGCTGCTTCACACGATCCGATGAACGGTGGCTAGCGGGTTGGGCAGAACGTCTCAAAACTCAACTGGAGCAGATTTCCGTGATCGAGGACTCTGATCGACAGATTGATCCGAAGGAAATCTGA
- the lptC gene encoding LPS export ABC transporter periplasmic protein LptC: MNATGHLRTGLMMSLLLLTGCVSEKPASTVQAPPFVFRSLKLEQKTKQGLMDWSLNSPEARYELNRRLVRARQPIGVLYKNGKPSFQVRSDLALVVNDGEQILLEGDVRLQQLNGSKLLIQGDRLRWRPQQGVLLIEQRPRATDKESRISASKAQLLQTTNDLTLKGIVKLERWSEDSDPSRPDTTLRTGLAQWNLDSGLLNAKGPVLAQRRDQEGTVLEQLQGKSLQGNTTVGDLKVMAPVIVQMPRQKGVLKAQDTTWNFRTQIVRSEQPFKAELDGTRIFGNAFEAQLQNTTVVIKGDCKIEQPSEALDATTCRWNWGTEEVLAEGNVLLKREANDQQTRASKLVGQVGEKGRITFTAPGGKVESQVRFPSDQSVDQSPRSRKSAPVEF, from the coding sequence ATGAACGCAACAGGTCACCTTCGTACTGGTCTGATGATGTCCCTGTTGCTGCTGACGGGCTGTGTCAGTGAAAAACCTGCATCAACGGTTCAGGCACCACCCTTCGTTTTTCGCTCGCTCAAACTCGAACAGAAGACCAAGCAAGGATTGATGGACTGGAGTCTGAACAGTCCGGAAGCCCGTTACGAGCTGAATCGACGTCTCGTTCGCGCCCGTCAGCCCATCGGTGTTCTCTACAAAAATGGAAAGCCATCATTTCAAGTGCGATCCGATCTTGCACTCGTCGTCAATGATGGCGAGCAAATCCTGCTTGAAGGGGATGTCAGGCTGCAGCAACTCAACGGTTCCAAGCTTCTGATTCAGGGAGACCGTTTGCGTTGGAGGCCACAGCAGGGGGTTTTGCTGATTGAGCAGCGTCCCAGGGCCACGGACAAGGAGTCCCGGATAAGTGCCAGCAAAGCGCAGCTCCTGCAAACCACGAACGACCTAACGCTCAAGGGAATTGTCAAGCTTGAGCGCTGGTCTGAGGATTCCGATCCATCCAGACCGGATACAACACTCAGAACCGGTTTAGCCCAGTGGAATCTCGACTCTGGTCTGCTGAATGCCAAGGGACCTGTTCTGGCACAGCGACGTGATCAGGAAGGAACGGTGCTTGAGCAGCTTCAGGGCAAGAGTCTCCAAGGCAACACGACAGTTGGTGACTTGAAGGTCATGGCTCCAGTGATTGTCCAGATGCCACGCCAAAAAGGTGTGCTCAAGGCTCAGGACACCACCTGGAATTTTCGAACACAGATCGTGCGTAGCGAGCAACCCTTCAAAGCGGAACTCGACGGCACCAGGATCTTTGGCAATGCTTTTGAGGCTCAGCTGCAGAACACCACTGTTGTGATCAAGGGTGATTGCAAGATTGAACAGCCCTCTGAAGCGCTCGATGCGACGACATGTCGCTGGAACTGGGGCACCGAAGAGGTTCTTGCGGAGGGGAATGTGCTGTTAAAGCGTGAGGCCAATGACCAGCAAACCCGTGCCAGCAAACTGGTGGGTCAGGTTGGGGAGAAAGGTCGGATCACTTTTACCGCGCCTGGTGGAAAGGTTGAATCCCAGGTCAGATTTCCTTCGGATCAATCTGTCGATCAGAGTCCTCGATCACGGAAATCTGCTCCAGTTGAGTTTTGA
- a CDS encoding tRNA (cytidine(34)-2'-O)-methyltransferase, with product MTLASMPLRVALFEPRIPPNTGSIARSCAAFGLPLALIEPLGFSIDDRHLKRAGLDYWPFVDLSVHADFDHFLNSLPQPSRLIGCSRRGGKTLQSMDFQHGDVLLFGREDIGLPEPIRTQCDQILTIPMPCSAADDGSGGVRSLNLSVACGIVSYHAGLKLQLW from the coding sequence ATGACACTGGCTTCTATGCCCTTGAGAGTTGCGTTGTTCGAACCGAGGATTCCACCCAACACCGGCAGCATTGCGCGGAGTTGCGCAGCATTCGGGCTACCTCTCGCACTGATCGAGCCACTCGGTTTCTCGATTGACGACCGTCACCTCAAACGGGCAGGACTGGATTACTGGCCTTTCGTTGATCTTTCCGTCCATGCGGATTTCGACCACTTTCTCAACAGCCTTCCACAGCCTTCTCGGTTGATTGGCTGTAGCCGTCGGGGTGGGAAGACTCTTCAGTCGATGGATTTTCAACACGGCGATGTTCTGCTGTTCGGACGCGAGGACATCGGATTACCTGAGCCGATCAGGACACAGTGCGATCAAATCCTCACGATTCCGATGCCCTGCAGCGCAGCGGATGACGGCAGTGGAGGAGTTCGAAGTCTAAATCTGTCAGTGGCCTGTGGAATCGTCAGTTATCACGCTGGATTGAAGCTCCAGTTGTGGTAA
- a CDS encoding peptidoglycan DD-metalloendopeptidase family protein, with the protein MKPLFLAVTAIASSSALFVVSQLSGYADSDHYSPQQLLAALPNPSPLIWVELAADSDLSVIARELDLSLNELSKLNEQSTATKLQAGRWLVLPDHTRDVVVDSSRFVSGSLRTTAPLSSPPKPKDVVEVQSDQTLSSFIRDHGITLQQLKDLNPGFQLSRMLVSGSKVRVAKAGPLLGMRPLRSGGASWPDLPGFSGSDHFQTSQSFIWPTKGVFTSGYGWRWGRMHKGIDIANNVGTPIFAARDGLIVYAGWSSGYGYLVEMSHRDGSTTRYAHNSRLLVKKGQMVLQGSRISLMGSTGRSTGPHLHFEIRRPGGAALNPMAMLPARRT; encoded by the coding sequence ATGAAGCCCCTTTTCTTAGCTGTTACCGCGATTGCATCCAGCAGTGCGCTGTTCGTGGTTTCTCAGCTTTCAGGGTATGCCGATTCCGATCACTACAGCCCCCAACAGCTTCTAGCTGCACTGCCTAACCCTTCACCGCTGATCTGGGTTGAGCTTGCTGCAGACAGCGATTTGAGTGTAATTGCCCGAGAACTTGATCTCTCTCTGAATGAGCTTTCAAAACTGAATGAACAGTCAACTGCTACAAAGCTCCAAGCAGGACGATGGCTCGTTTTACCGGATCACACACGTGATGTTGTAGTTGATTCGTCCCGATTCGTCTCTGGATCGCTGCGTACAACTGCTCCTCTGAGTTCCCCTCCAAAGCCTAAGGATGTCGTTGAAGTCCAGTCGGATCAGACCTTGTCATCGTTCATCAGGGACCATGGCATCACACTTCAACAATTGAAGGACCTGAATCCAGGCTTCCAACTCTCGAGAATGTTGGTCAGTGGCAGCAAAGTGCGAGTGGCCAAAGCTGGCCCTCTGCTGGGAATGCGTCCGCTCAGATCCGGTGGCGCGAGCTGGCCCGACCTCCCAGGCTTTTCAGGATCTGATCATTTCCAAACTTCCCAGTCCTTTATCTGGCCAACCAAAGGTGTTTTTACCTCAGGTTATGGATGGCGTTGGGGGCGAATGCACAAAGGGATTGATATCGCTAACAATGTCGGCACACCAATCTTTGCAGCGAGGGACGGTTTGATTGTTTACGCCGGATGGAGCAGTGGTTATGGCTATCTCGTTGAAATGTCTCACCGTGATGGATCGACGACACGCTACGCACACAACAGTCGTCTGCTCGTCAAGAAAGGCCAGATGGTTCTCCAAGGCTCCCGTATTTCTTTAATGGGAAGCACCGGCCGCAGCACAGGTCCTCATCTGCATTTTGAAATTCGTCGTCCAGGGGGCGCCGCATTAAATCCTATGGCAATGCTTCCTGCGCGACGTACTTAA
- the cobU gene encoding bifunctional adenosylcobinamide kinase/adenosylcobinamide-phosphate guanylyltransferase translates to MAKPLNGLILVSGPSRGGKSRWAEHLVSKHSPVSYVATSDSRPDDNEWQERIRLHRERRPSHWEIIESGSDLSKALNTIPTNHTVLVDALGAFTAWHLEASPADWLQLEADLITSLQARQRPVVLVIEETGWGVVPATAIGGRFRDRQGRLAQQLETIASASWLVVQGRALDLHELGCAVPKQ, encoded by the coding sequence GTGGCTAAGCCCTTAAATGGTTTGATCCTCGTTAGCGGACCTAGCCGCGGCGGAAAGAGCCGCTGGGCCGAACATCTGGTCTCAAAACACAGTCCCGTCAGTTATGTCGCCACATCCGACTCACGGCCTGACGACAACGAATGGCAGGAAAGAATTCGTCTCCATCGCGAACGGCGTCCATCTCATTGGGAGATTATTGAAAGTGGATCTGATCTGTCCAAAGCTTTGAACACAATTCCCACCAATCACACCGTCCTGGTTGATGCTTTGGGAGCATTCACGGCATGGCATTTGGAAGCGTCTCCAGCCGACTGGCTGCAACTAGAAGCAGATCTGATCACAAGTCTTCAAGCGCGACAACGACCTGTCGTGTTAGTGATCGAAGAAACAGGCTGGGGAGTGGTGCCAGCAACGGCTATTGGTGGACGATTTCGTGATCGTCAAGGTCGGTTGGCCCAACAGCTTGAAACGATTGCTTCGGCAAGTTGGCTGGTTGTTCAGGGTCGAGCTCTTGATCTCCATGAACTCGGATGTGCGGTGCCCAAACAATGA
- the metG gene encoding methionine--tRNA ligase, whose amino-acid sequence MTYSLTTPLYYVNAKPHLGSTYTTIACDALARFQRLEGQQVLFVTGVDEHGQKIQRTAEARNISPQAHCDLISREYIDLWSRWEISNDRFVRTTNKRHLPLVQEFFHRCEAAGHIRTGHQEGWYCVDCEEFKDDPADAESPCCSTHLKPLEWRDEENLFFCLSHFQKPIESLIAKPGFIAPTSRRKEVENFVAGGLRDFSISRVNVSHGLPVPGHSGHTFYVWFDALLGYLTALLDDGGPVDLDRLSSAGWPVSVHVIGKDILRFHAVYWPAMLMSAGLPLPKSVFGHGFLTREGLKMGKSLGNVLDPQLLLERCGADAVRWYLLRDIQFGEDGDFQQQRFVDLVNNDLANTIGNLLNRTSSMSRKWFDNGLPPVSESVRVEHALRSKAELTIQQVRTSMPELNFQKAAEAVLQLAIDTNGFLNEQAPWSQMKQPGQEVQVGEDLYAVLECSRIVGILLQPIVPDLSERILTQLGLCAISGSWNDHLNWGKLLPGSALPKPEPVMQRLELESPL is encoded by the coding sequence ATGACTTACAGCCTCACAACTCCGCTCTATTACGTCAATGCCAAGCCGCATCTAGGGAGCACCTACACAACCATCGCTTGTGATGCCTTGGCCCGCTTCCAGCGCCTTGAGGGACAGCAGGTTCTGTTTGTCACAGGAGTGGACGAGCACGGTCAGAAGATCCAGCGCACGGCTGAGGCTCGCAACATCAGCCCACAAGCCCACTGTGATCTGATCAGCCGCGAATACATCGATCTCTGGTCGAGATGGGAGATCAGTAACGATCGATTTGTCCGAACCACCAACAAGCGTCACCTTCCCCTGGTTCAGGAGTTTTTCCATCGCTGTGAAGCCGCCGGTCATATCCGTACCGGTCATCAAGAGGGTTGGTACTGCGTCGACTGCGAGGAATTCAAGGACGACCCTGCTGATGCTGAATCACCTTGCTGCTCTACCCACCTGAAGCCTCTTGAATGGCGCGATGAAGAAAACCTGTTCTTTTGTCTCTCACATTTTCAGAAGCCAATTGAGTCGCTGATCGCTAAGCCTGGATTCATTGCTCCAACAAGTCGTCGCAAAGAGGTAGAAAATTTCGTGGCCGGAGGCTTGCGTGATTTCTCAATTTCACGGGTGAATGTGTCCCATGGGCTCCCAGTGCCGGGCCATTCCGGTCATACCTTTTACGTCTGGTTTGATGCTCTGCTTGGTTATCTGACAGCTTTGCTCGATGATGGAGGTCCAGTCGATCTGGATCGTCTGAGCAGTGCAGGCTGGCCGGTGAGCGTGCACGTGATTGGTAAGGACATCCTGCGTTTTCATGCCGTTTATTGGCCAGCCATGTTGATGTCGGCTGGTTTGCCGCTACCCAAAAGTGTCTTCGGACATGGATTCCTGACCCGCGAAGGCCTGAAAATGGGCAAATCTCTCGGCAATGTGCTGGATCCTCAACTGTTGCTTGAACGCTGCGGAGCAGATGCAGTGCGTTGGTACCTACTTCGAGATATTCAGTTCGGTGAAGACGGTGATTTCCAGCAGCAGCGATTTGTGGATCTGGTGAATAACGATCTCGCCAACACGATCGGGAACCTACTCAACCGCACTTCATCGATGTCCAGAAAATGGTTTGACAACGGCTTACCTCCTGTGAGTGAGTCCGTTCGTGTGGAGCATGCACTGCGCAGCAAGGCAGAGCTGACGATTCAGCAGGTTCGGACGTCGATGCCGGAGCTCAATTTTCAAAAGGCTGCTGAAGCAGTGCTTCAGTTGGCAATCGACACCAATGGTTTCCTCAACGAACAAGCTCCCTGGAGTCAGATGAAGCAACCAGGACAGGAAGTTCAGGTTGGTGAAGATCTTTATGCCGTTCTGGAATGTTCCCGGATTGTGGGGATTCTTCTGCAGCCGATTGTGCCTGATCTCAGTGAACGCATCCTTACCCAGCTGGGTCTCTGTGCAATTTCTGGATCGTGGAACGATCATCTGAACTGGGGAAAGCTGCTTCCTGGATCAGCCCTTCCCAAGCCGGAACCTGTCATGCAGAGACTTGAGCTCGAATCACCACTCTGA
- a CDS encoding peroxiredoxin, producing MSSLRVGQQAPDFTATAVVDQEFKEITLSQYRGKYVVLFFYPLDFTFVCPTEITAFSDRYSDFSSKNTEVLGVSVDSQFSHLSWIQSPRNQGGLGDINYPLVSDLKKEIATAYNVLDEAEGVALRGLFIVDPEGVIMHSTINNLPVGRNVDETLRVLQAFQYVQSNPDEVCPANWTPGEKTMKPDPVGSKEFFAAIN from the coding sequence ATGTCTTCGCTGCGCGTGGGCCAACAGGCCCCCGATTTCACTGCCACAGCAGTGGTTGACCAGGAGTTCAAGGAAATCACTCTCTCGCAGTACCGCGGCAAATACGTCGTGCTGTTCTTCTACCCGCTGGACTTCACTTTTGTCTGTCCTACTGAGATCACTGCTTTCAGTGATCGTTATTCAGACTTCTCTAGCAAGAACACTGAAGTTCTAGGTGTTTCAGTTGATAGTCAGTTCAGTCACCTGTCTTGGATCCAGAGTCCGCGTAATCAGGGTGGTCTTGGTGATATCAACTACCCGCTTGTTTCAGACCTCAAGAAAGAGATCGCCACTGCCTATAACGTGCTCGATGAAGCGGAAGGTGTTGCCCTTCGCGGATTGTTCATCGTTGACCCGGAGGGAGTGATCATGCACTCAACCATCAACAATCTTCCTGTTGGAAGAAACGTTGATGAAACCCTGCGCGTTCTTCAGGCCTTCCAGTACGTTCAATCCAATCCGGACGAGGTTTGTCCTGCCAACTGGACTCCAGGCGAAAAAACCATGAAGCCTGATCCGGTTGGCAGTAAGGAGTTTTTCGCTGCTATCAACTGA
- a CDS encoding tellurite resistance TerB family protein produces MTDVEAFASIALAAVACDGTLGREEAHALRRSLEYRTPYKDRTEQEMGALFDRLLFTLREQGVNQLVTEALPALSPIQQETALAVAVQLTHADRDVSPAEQLFLNQLCERLSLPDGRALAVMEAIMALHRDSLSS; encoded by the coding sequence ATGACGGACGTAGAAGCTTTTGCCTCGATCGCACTCGCTGCGGTGGCCTGCGACGGCACCCTTGGACGCGAGGAAGCCCATGCGCTCCGACGATCACTGGAGTACCGCACTCCCTATAAAGACCGCACAGAACAGGAAATGGGAGCGTTATTCGATCGGCTTTTGTTCACGCTCCGCGAGCAAGGAGTGAACCAGCTGGTTACTGAGGCACTCCCTGCGCTGTCACCCATCCAGCAGGAGACGGCTTTGGCGGTGGCGGTTCAACTCACCCATGCCGACAGGGATGTCTCACCAGCAGAACAGTTGTTTCTGAACCAACTTTGTGAGCGACTGTCGCTTCCTGATGGTCGTGCTCTGGCTGTGATGGAGGCGATCATGGCCTTACATCGCGACAGCCTTTCCTCCTGA